In Morganella morganii, the following are encoded in one genomic region:
- a CDS encoding phage tail protein, giving the protein MDEFKWRPEDACQINNEPKVRVAKFGNGYEQRAKDGINNQLKTYNLAFIKPVSVGREIDNFLSQRGAVESFLWLTGDDRTLRTFVCRNWQVTRKQSVWQIDCVFEEVVA; this is encoded by the coding sequence ATGGATGAATTTAAATGGCGTCCTGAGGATGCCTGCCAAATTAATAATGAACCGAAGGTCAGGGTTGCAAAATTCGGCAATGGCTACGAGCAGAGAGCCAAAGACGGAATCAATAATCAGCTTAAAACATATAACCTGGCATTCATCAAACCGGTTTCTGTCGGACGTGAAATAGATAATTTTCTCAGTCAGCGTGGGGCCGTGGAATCATTCCTGTGGCTGACAGGGGATGACAGAACCCTGCGGACATTCGTGTGCCGTAACTGGCAGGTAACGAGGAAACAGTCTGTCTGGCAGATTGATTGTGTATTTGAGGAGGTGGTTGCGTGA
- a CDS encoding phage minor tail protein L, whose translation MRDIPADMRIAVTQIEQSAMLDLYEVDLSRFGGNVYRFHDGMNGLLKPVIWQGNRYDPYPVQVTGLSMTAQGASARPKMTFANIDGLLTAINNDYDDALGAIVTRRQVMEQYLDAVNFPDGNNQADPSREAVQKFVIEQRENSDSDFVTYVLALPTETDNAQIPARVIQADICPWRYRGQDCGYDGPPVADEKDQPTNEPTKDQCSHKYRGCKLRHSSVLPFGGFLGSNKLG comes from the coding sequence GTGAGAGATATTCCGGCAGATATGCGGATTGCGGTTACTCAGATTGAACAATCAGCAATGCTTGATTTGTATGAGGTGGATTTAAGTCGCTTCGGCGGGAATGTATACCGCTTTCATGACGGAATGAACGGCCTGTTGAAACCGGTGATTTGGCAGGGTAACCGATATGATCCGTATCCGGTTCAGGTAACCGGACTCAGCATGACAGCGCAGGGAGCGTCAGCAAGGCCGAAGATGACATTCGCCAACATTGATGGGTTGCTGACTGCAATCAATAACGATTATGACGACGCACTGGGGGCGATTGTTACCAGACGGCAGGTTATGGAGCAATATCTTGATGCGGTAAATTTTCCGGATGGAAACAATCAGGCAGATCCGTCCCGTGAGGCTGTACAGAAATTTGTCATTGAGCAACGTGAAAATTCAGACTCAGATTTCGTTACATATGTGCTGGCGCTGCCGACAGAAACAGATAATGCACAAATTCCCGCCCGGGTTATTCAGGCTGATATATGCCCGTGGCGATATCGTGGACAGGATTGCGGGTATGACGGGCCTCCTGTCGCAGACGAAAAGGATCAGCCGACCAATGAACCGACAAAAGATCAGTGCTCTCATAAGTACCGTGGCTGCAAACTTCGCCACTCCTCAGTATTGCCGTTCGGTGGGTTTCTCGGCTCCAATAAACTAGGTTAA